A genome region from Chloroflexota bacterium includes the following:
- a CDS encoding aminodeoxychorismate/anthranilate synthase component II encodes MSRLLLIDNYDSFTYNLYQYLCELGADVDVRRNDSLTVEEIEGMQVDGIILSPGPGRPEDAGVCIPVVKQFVGKLPILGVCLGHQAIAAAYGAEIVSAPELLHGKTSEIVHGGDGLYQGLKPNFRAVRYHSLVADRQTLPATLQVDSETADGTIMGLRHRDEALYGVQFHPESILTDGGKTLLKNFLDIVAAAASTARPLATSIPAGR; translated from the coding sequence ATGAGCCGCCTGCTCCTGATCGACAACTACGACTCGTTCACCTACAACCTGTACCAGTACCTCTGCGAGCTTGGCGCGGATGTGGACGTGCGCCGCAACGACTCGCTGACCGTCGAGGAGATCGAGGGGATGCAGGTCGACGGCATCATCCTCTCGCCGGGGCCGGGCCGCCCCGAGGACGCTGGCGTCTGCATCCCGGTCGTCAAGCAGTTTGTCGGCAAGCTGCCGATCCTCGGCGTCTGCCTCGGGCACCAGGCCATCGCGGCGGCCTACGGCGCGGAGATCGTCTCCGCGCCCGAGCTGCTGCACGGCAAGACCTCGGAGATCGTCCACGGCGGCGACGGCCTCTATCAGGGGCTGAAGCCAAACTTCCGAGCCGTGCGCTACCACTCGCTGGTGGCCGACCGTCAGACGCTGCCAGCCACGCTCCAGGTGGATTCGGAGACGGCGGACGGCACGATCATGGGCCTGCGGCACCGCGATGAGGCATTGTACGGAGTCCAGTTTCACCCAGAATCGATCCTGACCGACGGCGGCAAGACGCTGCTCAAGAACTTCCTGGATATCGTCGCGGCGGCGGCCAGTACGGCCCGGCCCCTCGCGACCTCGATTCCGGCGGGGAGGTAA